A window of the Buchnera aphidicola (Tetraneura ulmi) genome harbors these coding sequences:
- the ilvN gene encoding acetolactate synthase small subunit, whose amino-acid sequence MKRFLSILLENESGSLSRVIGLFSQRGYNIESLNVAPTEDPSISKMTVQTIGNKKIIAQIEKQLKKNINVLNVYEIKKKHIQKEIILIKINIEKEEKKILEIIEKFQGKIILKKNLYNIIQLSETNENIDKFLNLIKKKTNILELTRSGIISITKLE is encoded by the coding sequence ATGAAAAGATTTTTATCGATTTTACTAGAAAACGAATCTGGATCATTATCAAGAGTAATTGGTCTATTTTCTCAAAGAGGTTATAATATAGAAAGTCTTAACGTAGCTCCTACTGAAGATCCTTCAATATCAAAAATGACAGTCCAAACCATCGGGAATAAAAAAATAATTGCACAAATTGAAAAACAACTTAAAAAAAATATAAATGTTTTAAACGTATATGAAATTAAAAAAAAACACATACAAAAAGAAATCATTTTAATTAAAATAAATATTGAAAAAGAAGAAAAAAAAATACTAGAAATAATCGAAAAATTTCAAGGAAAAATAATTTTAAAAAAAAATCTTTATAACATAATACAACTATCTGAAACTAACGAAAACATAGATAAATTTTTAAATCTAATTAAAAAAAAAACAAATATATTAGAATTAACTCGTTCTGGTATAATAAGTATTACAAAATTAGAATAA
- a CDS encoding 2-oxo acid dehydrogenase subunit E2: protein MDITEIKIPDIGSESVEVTEILVNVGDRIKKEDSLLVVEGQKTSMEIPSPVSGIINKINVNIGDMVKTSTLVMFIEVECVNNNKKQLKEKYIDFFEMSKNKDTFLKKKKDTLNIFEKKNIYTSPIVRRLARINDIDLSKIKGTGPKNRILKSDLLKIILEREKGLIASQVDQTKKINNFNFSNLDFNKIKISKIQKNININLLNSWKNIPHVTQFDEVDVTELEDFRKKYNLKSINKEKKITILSFIVKTLFISLKEFPLLNSSLSEDGDYIFLKKKINIGIAVDTDNGLVVPVLKNLKNKNIVEISEEIVNFSKNSKLGKLLFSDLQDGTFTVTSLGSIGGTAFTPIINPPEVGILGLSRCIIKPIWNHDKFIPRVILPFSLSYDHQIINGAYACRFTNFFKKNINDIRFLLM from the coding sequence ATGGATATTACTGAAATTAAAATACCAGATATAGGATCAGAATCTGTAGAAGTAACAGAAATCTTGGTAAATGTTGGAGATCGAATAAAGAAAGAAGATAGTTTGTTAGTTGTAGAAGGACAAAAAACTTCTATGGAAATTCCTTCTCCTGTTTCTGGAATAATAAATAAAATTAATGTAAATATCGGTGATATGGTAAAAACTTCTACTTTAGTTATGTTTATAGAAGTAGAATGTGTTAATAATAATAAAAAACAGTTGAAGGAGAAATATATTGATTTTTTTGAAATGTCTAAAAATAAAGATACTTTTTTAAAAAAAAAAAAAGATACACTAAATATTTTTGAGAAAAAAAATATATATACTAGTCCAATAGTTCGTCGTTTAGCAAGAATTAATGATATTGATTTATCAAAGATAAAAGGAACTGGACCTAAAAATAGAATTTTAAAATCGGATTTATTAAAAATTATTTTAGAAAGAGAAAAAGGTTTAATTGCTTCACAAGTAGATCAGACGAAAAAAATAAATAATTTTAATTTTTCTAATTTAGATTTTAATAAAATTAAAATAAGTAAAATTCAAAAAAATATCAATATTAATTTATTAAATTCTTGGAAAAATATTCCTCATGTTACCCAATTTGATGAAGTTGATGTTACGGAATTAGAAGATTTTAGGAAAAAATATAATTTAAAATCGATAAATAAAGAAAAAAAAATAACGATTTTATCTTTTATTGTCAAAACTTTATTTATTTCATTGAAAGAATTTCCATTATTAAATAGCTCTTTATCAGAGGATGGTGATTATATTTTTTTAAAGAAGAAAATAAACATTGGAATTGCTGTAGATACTGACAATGGATTAGTAGTTCCTGTATTAAAAAATTTAAAAAATAAAAATATTGTAGAAATATCTGAAGAAATAGTTAATTTTTCAAAAAATTCTAAATTAGGAAAGTTATTGTTTTCTGATCTTCAAGATGGAACTTTTACAGTAACTAGTTTAGGAAGTATAGGTGGGACAGCTTTTACTCCGATTATAAATCCACCAGAAGTTGGGATTTTAGGTTTATCTAGATGTATTATAAAACCAATTTGGAATCATGATAAGTTTATTCCTAGAGTTATATTACCATTTTCTTTATCATATGATCATCAAATTATTAATGGTGCATATGCTTGTCGTTTTACTAATTTTTTTAAAAAAAATATAAATGATATTAGATTTTTATTAATGTAA
- the ftsA gene encoding cell division protein FtsA, with translation MISTTKKKLVFGIDIGTTKVTTLVGEILTDGLINIIGIGNCSSKGIKNGSVNDLESIIKCIKKSIQQAEIMSKCRISSVHLSLSSKDINCQNEIGIVPINQGKVNEEDIKNVIFIAKSVQIYNEHYILHVLPQEYQIDQQTGIKNPTGLSGIRMKAEVHLITCHKKIEQNLIKYIEKFGLKVNQLIFSGLASSEAVLTEEEKNLGVCLIDIGGGTMDIIIYIAGILKHSQVIPYAGNTITNDIAYAFSTSQINAENIKTLYGKAINSNKKNKEKILTTDIAGTQNKKIKKDKLIEIIEPRCSELFELVNQEIISLQRKLKKNGSKYQLLSGIVLTGGGSKMKNVSKCAEKIFNKKVRIGFPKKITGITKNINDPNYSTAIGLLHFGKKIYMEKLKKNKHLKKKNIFSVYFKKINNWIKNKF, from the coding sequence ATGATTTCGACAACAAAAAAAAAATTAGTGTTCGGAATTGATATAGGAACAACGAAGGTAACTACTTTAGTAGGAGAAATATTAACTGATGGATTAATCAACATAATTGGAATAGGGAATTGTTCATCCAAAGGTATTAAAAACGGTTCAGTAAACGATTTAGAATCAATAATAAAATGCATAAAAAAGTCTATTCAACAAGCTGAAATTATGTCTAAATGTCGTATTTCTTCAGTACATCTATCTTTATCGAGTAAAGATATCAACTGTCAAAATGAAATTGGAATAGTTCCTATTAATCAAGGAAAAGTAAACGAAGAAGATATAAAAAATGTAATATTTATTGCAAAATCAGTTCAAATTTACAATGAACATTATATTTTACATGTATTACCACAAGAATATCAAATTGATCAACAAACTGGAATAAAAAATCCTACTGGTTTATCTGGAATAAGAATGAAAGCTGAAGTACATTTAATTACTTGTCATAAAAAAATAGAACAAAATTTAATAAAATATATAGAAAAATTTGGGTTAAAGGTTAATCAATTAATTTTTTCTGGTTTAGCTTCTAGCGAAGCTGTTCTTACTGAAGAAGAAAAAAATTTAGGAGTATGTTTAATTGATATTGGAGGAGGAACTATGGATATAATAATTTATATAGCTGGAATTCTTAAACATAGTCAAGTTATCCCTTATGCTGGAAATACAATTACTAATGATATTGCATACGCCTTTTCTACTTCTCAAATAAATGCAGAAAATATAAAAACACTATATGGAAAAGCAATAAATTCAAATAAAAAAAATAAAGAAAAAATTTTAACTACTGACATTGCAGGAACACAAAACAAAAAAATAAAAAAAGATAAATTAATCGAAATTATCGAACCAAGATGCTCAGAATTATTTGAATTAGTAAACCAAGAAATTATTTCTCTACAAAGAAAATTAAAAAAAAATGGATCCAAATACCAACTGTTGTCTGGAATAGTTCTAACAGGAGGTGGTTCTAAGATGAAGAATGTATCTAAGTGTGCTGAAAAAATTTTCAATAAAAAAGTAAGAATTGGATTTCCAAAAAAAATTACTGGAATAACAAAAAACATAAATGACCCAAACTATTCAACAGCTATTGGATTGCTGCACTTCGGAAAAAAGATATATATGGAAAAACTTAAAAAAAATAAACATCTAAAAAAAAAAAATATATTTTCTGTTTATTTTAAAAAAATTAACAATTGGATAAAAAACAAATTTTAA
- a CDS encoding 5'-methylthioadenosine/adenosylhomocysteine nucleosidase: MYNYKFYIGKINTTKIIILKSNIGKVFSAIATTLLIHIYKPNLILNIGTAGSLTKKLNPGDFAIAKKISYFDVDLRTFNYNIGQIPNCPIFFKTDESYTKKIKSMMYKKKYNFLEGLIISGDTFVGTNKKNKKIKSFFPKSIAIDMECAAVAHVCYVLHIPLISIRIISDKANENSNYDFKNFINKSSKIIFLIVTSILKIIF; the protein is encoded by the coding sequence ATTTATAACTATAAGTTTTATATAGGAAAAATTAACACCACTAAGATTATAATCTTAAAATCAAATATTGGAAAAGTTTTTTCGGCAATTGCTACAACATTACTTATTCATATATACAAACCAAATCTAATCTTAAATATTGGAACAGCTGGTTCTTTAACTAAAAAATTAAATCCTGGAGATTTCGCAATTGCAAAAAAAATAAGTTATTTTGATGTTGATTTAAGAACTTTTAATTATAACATTGGACAAATACCTAATTGTCCAATTTTTTTTAAAACAGATGAATCGTACACAAAAAAAATTAAATCAATGATGTATAAAAAAAAATATAATTTTTTAGAAGGATTAATCATTAGTGGAGATACATTTGTTGGAACAAATAAAAAAAACAAGAAAATAAAAAGTTTTTTTCCAAAATCTATTGCAATTGATATGGAATGTGCTGCTGTAGCTCATGTATGCTATGTATTACACATTCCATTAATATCAATTAGAATCATATCTGACAAAGCTAATGAAAATAGCAATTATGACTTTAAAAATTTTATTAATAAATCAAGTAAAATTATTTTTTTAATAGTAACATCAATACTAAAAATAATTTTTTAA
- the ftsZ gene encoding cell division protein FtsZ, producing MFESVEQSSNAVIKVIGVGGGGGNAVEYMIREKIEGVQFFSVNTDVQALRKIEVAQTIQIGNNITKGLGAGANPEIGRTSAEEDKETIQSCLEGSDMVFIAAGMGGGTGTGAAPVIAEIAKELGILTVAVVTKPFHFEGKKRMDCAELGLNELSKNVDSLITIPNDKLLKVLSRGISLLDAFSAANNVLKGAVQGIAELITRPGLMNVDFADVRTVMSEMGYAMMGSGISSGENRAEEAAAIAVSSPLLEDIDLSGAKGVLVNITAGFDLRLDEFEAVGNTIRSFSSDNATVVIGTSLDPEINDSLRVTVVATGISIYKLENEDIQREKNKKEIFINSYRYKNLKNPEKTKNEPNFNFNRSLNYLDIPTFLRKKGK from the coding sequence ATGTTTGAATCAGTAGAACAAAGTAGTAATGCTGTAATAAAAGTCATTGGTGTAGGAGGAGGTGGAGGTAATGCTGTAGAGTACATGATACGAGAAAAAATTGAAGGAGTACAATTTTTTTCTGTTAATACAGATGTTCAAGCATTAAGAAAAATTGAAGTAGCACAAACTATTCAAATAGGAAACAACATAACAAAGGGGTTAGGAGCTGGCGCTAATCCAGAAATAGGTCGTACTTCTGCAGAAGAAGATAAAGAAACAATCCAATCTTGTTTAGAAGGTTCAGATATGGTATTTATAGCTGCAGGAATGGGAGGAGGAACCGGAACTGGAGCTGCTCCAGTAATAGCAGAAATAGCAAAAGAATTGGGCATTTTAACTGTAGCTGTCGTAACAAAACCTTTCCATTTTGAAGGAAAAAAAAGAATGGATTGTGCCGAATTAGGACTTAACGAATTATCTAAAAATGTTGATTCTCTAATAACAATTCCAAATGATAAGTTATTAAAAGTATTATCAAGAGGAATTTCTTTACTTGATGCCTTTAGTGCAGCAAATAACGTTCTAAAGGGGGCTGTTCAAGGAATTGCTGAATTAATTACTAGACCTGGACTTATGAATGTAGATTTTGCAGACGTAAGAACAGTCATGTCAGAAATGGGATACGCTATGATGGGTTCTGGAATTTCTTCAGGAGAAAATAGAGCTGAAGAAGCAGCAGCAATTGCAGTTTCTAGTCCTTTACTAGAAGATATTGATTTATCTGGTGCTAAAGGAGTATTAGTAAACATTACAGCAGGATTTGACTTAAGATTAGATGAATTTGAAGCTGTTGGAAATACTATTCGATCTTTTTCTTCAGATAATGCAACTGTAGTAATTGGAACTTCTTTAGATCCAGAAATAAATGATTCACTTAGAGTTACTGTTGTAGCTACTGGAATTTCTATATACAAATTAGAAAACGAAGACATACAAAGAGAAAAAAATAAAAAAGAGATATTTATTAATAGTTATAGATATAAAAACTTAAAAAACCCAGAAAAAACAAAAAACGAGCCTAATTTTAATTTCAACAGATCATTAAACTACCTAGATATTCCTACTTTTTTAAGAAAAAAAGGAAAATAA
- the lpdA gene encoding dihydrolipoyl dehydrogenase, giving the protein MYKKIDTEVVVIGSGPAGYSAAFRCADLGLKTILVERYSSLGGVCLNVGCIPSKSLLEVSKIISKTKTAKEKGIFFEKPKIDLSNVNEWKNSIVNRLSNGLSNLAKKRKIQVIQGKAFFTSKNSIEIKGCNDNIIVKFSYSIIATGSRPIDLSILSFSNDSRIWNSTNALNITKIPSRLLIVGAGAIGLEMATLYSSFGSSVDVVDTSNELFSFLDSDIVSVFENRIQNKFNIFLETSILEVNFESHGIKILFLNKNSSSKNYKAYDAILVAIGRKPNSEKLNLREIGIEVDKIGFIKVNNQMQTTISNIFSVGDVTGYPMLAHKGMHQAHIAAEVISGKSHFFDTKIIPSIIYTDPEIGWVGLSEKEALSFGIDCRSVVLPWNILGKAILQDSEFGKTKLIFDKKTNKIIGGIVVGVNAGELLGEIGLSIEMGCDSEDISLTIHSHPTIYESIGLSAQMFNGTITDLFVSNKK; this is encoded by the coding sequence ATGTATAAAAAAATTGATACAGAAGTTGTTGTAATAGGTTCAGGACCTGCTGGGTATTCAGCTGCGTTTCGTTGTGCAGATTTAGGATTAAAAACTATATTAGTAGAACGTTATAGTAGTTTAGGAGGAGTATGTCTAAATGTAGGTTGTATTCCATCAAAATCATTATTAGAAGTTTCAAAAATTATTTCAAAAACTAAAACTGCAAAAGAGAAAGGAATTTTTTTTGAAAAACCTAAAATAGATTTATCAAATGTTAATGAGTGGAAAAATAGTATAGTTAATCGTTTATCTAATGGTTTATCTAATTTAGCTAAAAAAAGGAAGATTCAAGTTATACAAGGAAAAGCTTTTTTTACATCTAAAAATTCCATTGAAATTAAGGGTTGTAATGATAATATAATTGTTAAATTTAGTTATTCAATTATTGCTACTGGATCTAGACCTATAGATTTATCTATCTTGTCTTTTTCTAATGATTCTAGAATTTGGAATTCTACTAATGCATTAAATATTACAAAGATTCCTAGTCGTTTATTAATTGTTGGTGCTGGAGCAATTGGTTTAGAGATGGCTACATTATATAGTTCTTTTGGTTCTAGCGTAGACGTAGTTGATACAAGTAATGAACTTTTTTCATTTTTAGATAGTGATATTGTTTCTGTTTTCGAAAATAGAATTCAAAATAAATTTAATATATTTTTAGAAACTTCTATTTTAGAAGTAAATTTTGAATCACATGGAATAAAAATTTTATTTTTAAATAAAAATAGTTCATCTAAAAATTATAAAGCATATGATGCTATATTAGTTGCAATTGGTAGAAAACCCAATAGCGAAAAATTAAATTTAAGAGAAATTGGTATAGAAGTTGATAAAATTGGTTTTATAAAAGTAAATAATCAAATGCAAACAACAATTTCTAATATATTTTCTGTAGGAGATGTGACGGGTTATCCGATGTTAGCTCATAAAGGAATGCATCAAGCACATATTGCTGCAGAAGTAATATCAGGTAAATCCCATTTTTTCGATACCAAAATTATTCCTTCTATAATTTATACAGATCCAGAAATAGGTTGGGTAGGTTTAAGTGAGAAAGAAGCTTTGTCTTTTGGAATTGATTGTAGATCAGTTGTTTTACCATGGAATATTTTAGGAAAAGCGATATTACAAGATTCTGAATTTGGGAAAACTAAATTAATTTTTGATAAAAAAACTAATAAAATAATAGGTGGTATTGTCGTTGGAGTTAACGCAGGAGAATTATTAGGGGAAATAGGATTATCTATTGAAATGGGTTGTGATTCTGAAGATATTTCTTTAACTATTCATTCTCATCCAACTATATATGAATCAATTGGATTATCTGCACAGATGTTTAATGGAACGATAACTGATTTATTTGTTTCAAACAAAAAATAG
- the rsmH gene encoding 16S rRNA (cytosine(1402)-N(4))-methyltransferase RsmH, with the protein MEQKINKKYSHIAVMKKEIIKYLKIKKNGIYVDATFGYGGHTKEILKKLGKNGKIYAIDKDPEIKKEAEKITDPRFYFIYGSFSKIYNYATKLGIKKKIDGILFDLGVSSPQLDNPKRGFSFINDGPLDMRMNQKNYISASKWLRKEKEKKIFIILKKYGEERYAKKIARAIKKQNKKKIITRTNELANLICSTIPKSKKKRKKHPATRSFQAIRIHVNQELKELDIALKNILDVMNKKSRILIISFHSLEDKKVKNFILNNSTYNNIPKKLSILENNLQKQKKIRLKNIKKISPNKNEIKKNPRSRSAILRVSETL; encoded by the coding sequence ATGGAACAGAAAATAAATAAAAAATATTCTCACATTGCAGTAATGAAAAAAGAAATTATTAAATATTTAAAAATAAAAAAAAACGGAATATATGTTGATGCAACTTTTGGATATGGAGGACATACTAAAGAAATTTTAAAAAAATTAGGAAAAAACGGAAAAATATATGCAATAGACAAAGACCCTGAAATTAAAAAAGAAGCAGAAAAAATAACTGATCCTAGATTTTATTTTATTTATGGAAGCTTTTCAAAAATTTATAATTATGCTACTAAACTAGGAATTAAAAAAAAAATTGATGGAATATTATTTGATTTAGGAGTTTCATCTCCTCAATTAGATAATCCAAAACGTGGTTTCTCTTTTATTAATGATGGTCCATTAGACATGAGAATGAATCAAAAAAACTATATTTCTGCATCTAAATGGCTAAGAAAAGAAAAAGAAAAAAAAATCTTTATTATTCTAAAAAAATATGGAGAAGAAAGATATGCAAAAAAAATAGCCAGAGCAATTAAAAAACAAAATAAAAAGAAAATAATTACTAGAACTAATGAATTAGCAAACTTGATTTGCAGTACTATTCCAAAATCAAAAAAAAAAAGAAAAAAACATCCTGCAACCAGAAGTTTTCAAGCAATAAGAATACATGTAAATCAAGAATTAAAAGAATTAGATATAGCATTAAAAAACATATTAGATGTAATGAACAAAAAAAGCAGAATCTTAATAATAAGTTTTCACTCATTAGAAGATAAAAAAGTAAAAAACTTTATTTTAAATAATTCTACATACAACAATATTCCAAAAAAATTATCTATTTTAGAAAATAACTTACAAAAACAAAAAAAAATTAGATTAAAAAACATTAAGAAAATTTCACCAAATAAAAATGAAATTAAAAAAAACCCTCGATCAAGAAGTGCTATACTAAGAGTTTCCGAAACCTTATAA
- the erpA gene encoding iron-sulfur cluster insertion protein ErpA — protein MKQKDILINITKQAALKIQEIIKKNNKKKNKLRIYILGGGCSGFQYKFIFESKTNEDDIVIKKLGISLIIDPITIQYITGGKIDFTENLEGSKFVILNPNAKNTCSCGSSFNI, from the coding sequence ATGAAACAAAAAGACATTTTAATTAATATTACTAAACAAGCAGCTTTAAAAATACAAGAAATAATTAAAAAAAATAATAAAAAAAAAAATAAATTAAGAATTTACATTTTAGGAGGAGGTTGTTCAGGTTTTCAATATAAATTTATCTTTGAATCAAAAACTAATGAAGACGATATCGTAATTAAAAAATTAGGAATTTCATTAATTATAGATCCAATTACTATACAGTATATTACTGGTGGAAAAATAGATTTTACTGAAAATTTAGAGGGTTCTAAATTTGTTATTTTAAATCCTAATGCTAAAAACACTTGTAGTTGTGGATCATCCTTTAATATTTAA
- the aceE gene encoding pyruvate dehydrogenase (acetyl-transferring), homodimeric type codes for MLEQENNDIDQVETHEWLDSIESVIKESGLDRAKFLLDKIQLFSNTVGRNFFQTKKNQDYINSIPLSEEFKYPGDIDLEKKIHSAVCWNSIIMVLRAYRKKMDLGGHISSFQSSSTIYEVCFNHFFRGRNDLDGGDFIYFQGHISPGIYSRAFLEGRLTKKQLNNFRQEISGFGLSSYPHPKLMPKFWQFPTVSMGLGPICSIYQAKFLKYLKYRNIKDTSKQKVYAFIGDGEMDEPESRGALSIASREQLDNLIFVINCNLQRLDGPVFGNGKIINELENIFIGSGWEVIKVIWGSGWDDLLNRDTTGMLVRLMNETVDGDYQNFRSKNGNYIRKNFFGKYKETLSLVENMSDEDIWNLKRGGHDLKKIYTAFKKAMNVRKKPVVILFHTIKGYGIGNIAEGKNIAHQIKHFNMDTLMYIRNRFKIPLTKTEVEKLSYVSFVSNSREYKYIQEKRKKLGGFLPLRCSNSDSSIFIPELEDFKSLLIKQKKDISTTIAFVRFLNILLRNKKIKNNIVPIVADEARTFGMEGLFRKIGIYNFRGQKYIPQDNEQLFYYKEEKKGQILQEGINELGASASWLAAATSYSSNNLPMIPFYIYYSMFGFQRTGDLFWAAGDQQARGFLIGATSGRTTLNGEGLQHQDGHSHIYSSTIPNCISYDPSYAYELAIILQDGLRRMYGSKQENIFFYITTLNEKYSMPSMPKDCYEGICKGIYKLETWSGNLGRIQLLGSGAILESIRLAAKILSTDFNISSDVYSVTSFTELARNGQDCERWNMIHPEQKKKIPFLKKIMNDSPAIASTDYVKLFAEQIRGYIPTKNYKVLGTDGFGRSDSRENLRNYFEVDALHIVVAALFELSKLGKVSVNLVSQVINKFKININKDNPRLS; via the coding sequence ATGTTAGAGCAAGAAAATAATGATATCGATCAAGTTGAAACTCATGAATGGTTAGATTCTATTGAATCAGTTATTAAAGAATCAGGATTGGATCGAGCAAAATTTTTATTAGATAAAATACAATTATTTTCAAATACAGTAGGAAGAAATTTTTTTCAGACTAAAAAAAATCAAGATTATATTAATAGTATTCCTTTATCAGAAGAATTTAAATACCCAGGAGATATTGATTTAGAAAAAAAAATTCATTCTGCTGTTTGTTGGAATTCTATAATTATGGTTCTTCGTGCTTATAGAAAAAAAATGGATTTAGGAGGTCATATTTCTTCTTTTCAATCTTCTTCAACTATTTATGAAGTTTGTTTTAATCATTTTTTTAGAGGTAGAAATGATTTAGATGGTGGAGATTTTATATATTTTCAAGGTCATATTTCTCCTGGAATTTATTCTAGAGCTTTTTTAGAAGGGAGATTGACTAAAAAACAATTAAATAATTTTAGACAAGAAATTAGTGGTTTTGGTTTATCTTCTTATCCTCATCCAAAATTAATGCCAAAATTTTGGCAATTCCCAACTGTTTCAATGGGTTTAGGACCTATTTGTTCAATTTATCAAGCAAAATTTTTAAAATATTTAAAATATAGAAATATTAAGGATACTTCTAAACAAAAAGTATATGCTTTTATAGGTGATGGAGAAATGGATGAACCTGAATCAAGAGGAGCGTTATCAATCGCATCTAGAGAGCAATTAGACAATTTAATTTTTGTTATTAATTGCAATTTACAAAGGTTAGATGGACCTGTTTTCGGGAATGGGAAAATTATAAATGAATTGGAAAATATTTTTATAGGTTCGGGATGGGAAGTTATAAAAGTAATATGGGGTAGTGGATGGGATGATTTATTAAATAGAGATACTACAGGGATGTTAGTTAGATTAATGAATGAAACAGTAGATGGTGATTATCAAAATTTTAGATCAAAGAATGGAAATTACATTCGTAAAAATTTTTTTGGAAAATACAAGGAAACTTTATCTTTAGTAGAAAATATGAGTGATGAAGATATCTGGAATTTAAAAAGAGGAGGTCATGATCTAAAAAAGATATATACTGCTTTCAAAAAAGCAATGAACGTACGTAAAAAACCAGTTGTAATTTTATTTCATACAATAAAAGGTTATGGAATAGGAAATATAGCAGAAGGAAAAAATATAGCACATCAAATAAAACATTTTAATATGGATACTTTGATGTATATCAGAAATCGTTTTAAAATTCCATTAACAAAAACTGAAGTTGAGAAGCTTTCTTATGTTTCATTTGTTTCTAATTCTAGAGAATACAAGTATATTCAAGAAAAAAGAAAAAAATTAGGTGGTTTTTTACCATTAAGATGTTCTAATTCAGATTCTTCAATTTTTATTCCAGAATTAGAGGATTTTAAATCTTTATTAATAAAACAGAAAAAAGATATTTCAACTACAATTGCTTTTGTTAGATTTTTAAATATTTTATTAAGAAACAAAAAAATAAAAAATAATATTGTTCCAATAGTAGCAGATGAAGCTAGGACTTTTGGTATGGAAGGTTTATTTAGAAAAATAGGAATTTATAATTTCCGTGGTCAAAAATATATTCCTCAAGATAATGAACAACTTTTTTATTATAAAGAAGAAAAAAAAGGACAAATTTTACAAGAAGGTATAAATGAATTAGGTGCATCAGCATCGTGGTTGGCAGCAGCTACTTCATATAGTTCTAATAATTTACCAATGATTCCATTTTATATATACTATTCGATGTTCGGATTTCAAAGAACAGGAGATTTATTTTGGGCGGCTGGAGATCAACAAGCGCGTGGTTTTTTAATTGGAGCAACTTCTGGTAGGACTACTTTGAATGGTGAAGGATTACAACATCAAGATGGACATAGTCATATTTATTCTTCTACAATTCCTAATTGTATTTCATACGACCCTTCGTATGCATATGAATTAGCTATTATTCTACAAGATGGTTTAAGAAGAATGTATGGTTCAAAACAAGAAAATATATTTTTTTATATAACTACTTTGAATGAAAAGTATTCTATGCCTTCCATGCCTAAAGATTGTTATGAAGGAATTTGTAAAGGCATTTATAAATTAGAAACCTGGTCAGGGAATTTAGGTAGAATACAATTATTAGGTTCAGGAGCGATTTTAGAAAGTATTAGGTTAGCAGCTAAAATTTTAAGTACAGATTTTAATATTTCTTCTGATGTGTATAGTGTAACTTCTTTTACCGAACTTGCAAGAAATGGACAAGATTGTGAACGTTGGAATATGATTCATCCAGAACAAAAAAAGAAAATCCCTTTTTTAAAAAAAATTATGAATGATTCACCTGCTATTGCTTCAACGGATTACGTAAAATTGTTTGCTGAACAAATTCGTGGATATATACCTACTAAAAATTACAAAGTTTTAGGAACTGATGGATTTGGTCGTTCTGATAGTAGAGAAAACCTTAGAAATTATTTTGAAGTTGATGCATTACATATAGTCGTAGCAGCATTGTTTGAACTTTCTAAATTAGGGAAGGTTAGTGTAAATTTAGTTTCACAAGTTATCAATAAATTTAAAATAAATATTAATAAAGATAATCCAAGATTGTCTTAA